CAGGCTCAAAAAGGATACGATTCGGCTTGATGTGATATCAAATAGTGATATCATTTATTTTAACCTGGCGGGGAAGAAAACTACATGGAAGCTATCAAAAATGAAAACACTGAACGCCCGCCACCAAAAAACATTGCAGCTCATTTTTTCGTTACCGACACCCAGCTCGCTTGAATGGCGAAAAATCGAAGCGCTTTTTGTCGCGCTGGGCGCAAAAGTTTCTGAAGGGAATGGTTCAAGGGTCAGGTTTGAAATTAATGAGGTTGTGGCTTCGTTTCATCGCCCCCATCCGGATAAAGAAGCGAAGGTTTATCAGGTTCGCGACGCGATGGCGTTTCTCATCGCCGTAGGAGTATCACCATGATTAACACCATGACTTATAAAGGTTATGCCGCAAAAATCGACTATAGTGATGAAGATCTTTGCTTCGTGGGGCATGTAGCGGGCATAAGAGATGTTATCGGTTTTCATGCGGATAATGTCGCTGCTCTGCGCAAGGCATTTGAAGAAGCAGTGGATGACTATCTGGCTTATTGTGCGGAACAAGGCCGGGAGCCTCTGCGCCCGGCAAGCGGAAAAATCAGTTTGCGCATCTCTCCGGAAGTTCATTCTGCCATAAGCATCGCGGCTGAAGTTTCAGGTAAAAGCGTAAACCAATGGATAAGCGATACCCTTACAAAAGCAGCACACGGATAAGCAAAGGGCACCCTTGATAGTGCCCTGAAGAGTTAGAACGTCATGCTGAGCTGCGCGCCTGCGCCCCAGGTTTCATCTTCCCCATACAGTCCCATCAGGTCTACGTGGACCGTGTTGAACGGCGCAAAGCCCAGACCGCCGGTAAAGACATTGCTGTCGTTACCCTTCACGTCGGCACGGTAACCCGCACGCACCGCCAGCCAGCTCAGCGGCGTGACTTCAGCACCTACGCCGACGTACTGAGAGGTATCTTCACTCTTAAAGCCTTTGGTTTCGGTCAAGTCACCGTCGGCGGTTAGCGTCACCAGATCGTTATGCCAGGCGGCACCGGCGGTGACCAGCGGGCGGATCTGATAGGTATCTTTGTAGCTCACCACTTCACCCGTGCGGCCATTGCGGATGCGAACATCTTTGGTGTCGATATCGCGCGACATCAGGTTCTGCCCGCTCACGCCCACCGTCCAGTGTTCACCGAAATCGGCGGCAATACCCGCATCAACGTTAAAACCGGTGTCGTCCGTACGGTAGCGGCTATCATTCCACTTGTTGCTGTCGTAATCGTAAATCGATGTGGTGTAGTTATAGACCCAGGTTTTCTGCAGTTTTGGCGTCACGCCCACGGAGACCGGTACGCCGCCCAGGTCGAACTGACGGGCAACGGCGATACCGTAGTCGGAGACAATCGCCGCGCGGCCAGAGGCCGTGGAGTTGAGGTTTTTGGTGATTTGGTCAGTACCGTTCAGCGCAGCATCCAGCGCCACGCCTGCGGCCACCGCATCACTTCGTTGGATCCCGCGCAGGTAATCAATATCCTGCTGATCGATAGAGGAGCTGACGCGCCCGTGGGCATAACCTTTAGCCATAAACGCCACGGAGAGCACGTCGTTAGGAATGCTGACGGCAATCCCTGCACCGGCTGAAGCACGGGCGGTTTTGCCTTTAAGGTAATCCAACTCGTCAGCGAGATCTTTCGCCGCGCCCTGGAACTGATTAATTGAGCCTAACGGATTGGTAATGATGTCGATGGGGGTGAGATTATCAATAACATCCTGATAGCGATTGATCTTATCGTTGATGTTATCAATTTCGTCCTGAAGGTTGTCTTTATCCGTAATTTGCGCGCCAACGGACGGTATTATTACCGTAACATCGTCCTCGGGTTTTGCCTTTGCTAATAACGCCGGGTTGATTAACGCCCCGCTGCCATAGCTCCCCGCCGCGACGCCCGTTCCACCCATTGCGTCGCTTCTCGCCTCCGCCCAGGTATTGGCTGCTCCCGCCTGATTTGCCATAAACAGGGAGACAGCGATGCTAACCACCGAAAATTTAAAATGTTTTTTCACAGTATGCTCGTCTTATAGTCTGTTATGAAATAACTCCCGTCTGTTATCACCCAAACAGGAACGAACTATTGCTGTGAATAAGAACGAAAAGACCCGCTATTTCTTTCCCTAAATAAAATTCCGTGAGGGCCTGTTGTTATGTGTGACGGCCCTCAATATTTATAGAAGAGGAAATTATTTTCGCCCAACTTTTCCATCGTGCGGGCCAAAAAACTGCGGAGGATGGTCAACCCAGCGGTCTTCACGCGTAGCGGCATACACCGGGTTGAGCGGATAGTAGATGCGGTTGTGCTTTTTATTGGCCTCTCCCACCACCAGTAACCGTACCTCCTCCTCGGTATTGTTGATAAAGGTATGGCAAACGCCGGTTCCGGCAGGAAAACCCACGCTGTCGCCCGGTTCCAGCTTCCACAGATAACCGTTGATCCAGGCTTCCGGGTAGCCTTCCAGCACGTAAACAAACTCCTCTTCATCGCTTTCCGCATGCGGATAAGAGGTGCGTCGGCCCGGCGGTAAACGCTCATGATGAATACCCATGCGGCTCAGCCCAAGCCTGCGGGCCAGCGGTGCGCCGATGGAAAACAGTTCGTTGCTGTCGGGATAGGTTGCGTCGTCCGGGCCTTCAACGTCGCGCCAGTGTCGAATGCAGTCAGGTCTTTTCATGGTTAATGTCCGCTGTTGCAATGCGACAGGTATAGCACAGCCTGGGGAAACTCGGTGTTTTTAACAGAACATGATAAAGTGAGGGTTTTCCGCCCTATTACACCCGAGGTGCTTCATGGATAAGTCCACAACAGAGCTGTTAGTGCAGGCTGAAAAGCTGTGCGCGCAACGCAATGTGCGCCTGACTCCGCAGCGCCTTGAGGTACTGCGTCTGATGAGCCTGCAACAAGGTGCCATCAGCGCGTACGATCTGCTTGACCTGCTGCGTGAAAGCGAACCGCAGGCAAAACCGCCCACCGTCTATCGCGCGCTGGATTTCCTGCTTGAGCAGGGCTTTGTGCATAAGGTGGAATCGACCAACAGCTACGTGCTGTGTCACCTGTTCGATCAGCCCACCCATACGTCCGCAATGTTTATCTGCGATCGCTGTGGCGCGGTGAAAGAAGAAGGTGCGGAAGGGGTTGAAGACATCATGCATACGCTGGCGGCCAAAATGGGCTTCGCGCTGCGCCATAACGTCATTGAAGCACACGGGTTATGCTCCGCCTGCGTGGAAGTGGAATCCTGCAGCCATCAGGACGCATGTCAGCATGACCACTCCATCCTGGTGAAGAAAAAACCCCGCTAGCGGCAAAAGAAAAGGCGGCTCATGGCCGCCCTCAGGGGTACTTCCGTGTTCGCACGGGTGGTAATCAATTACCAGCGATAGTCGTTACGGGTTTCCCAGTCTTTGACTTCGGTTTCCGCCTGATCTTTCTCGTAACCGTAACGCTCCTGGATTTTACCTACCAGCTGGTCACGTTTACCTTCGATAACGGTCATGTCGTCATCGGTGAGTTTACCCCACTGTTCTTTCGCTTTACCTTTGAATTGCTTCCAGTTGCCGCCGATTTCGTCTTTATTCATAATCGTGTCCTCGTGTTAAGCGTAAATTTGTATCGCCCGGTACATGCATTTCTGCTGGACGTGATAATTATTATAGTCAGGGATTCGGCAGCCCGATTTATATTCAGAATCTTTAACCGTCACGATATATCAGGACGGGCAGGAAACCAGGTGTTGTTTCGCCAGTGACGACGCCATATAAAGGCCAGCGAGAGGCCCCGCAGGGAGAGGAATACCGCAAGCGCCAGCCACAAACCATGGTTACCCAGGTACGGCAGCGTAAAGAGCGTCAGACCAAAACCGGCCGCCGCAACTGCCATGCTGTTGCGCATTTCCGCGCCTCGCGTCGCACCAATAAACATACCGTCCAGCAGATAACACCAGACCCCCACCACCGGCAGGATCACCTGCCAGATGAGGTAATGGCTGGCCAGTTCACGCAGCGCCGGGAGTGAGGTGAGCAGCGCAATGATATGCCCACCGAAACAGGCGTAGATCAGCGCAAACGCCAGCGCGACCATTCCCGACTGACGACACGCCGCCCGCCATACTTCGCGAAGCTGGCCGCTTTCACGCGCACCGTATGCCTGCCCGGAATGGGCTTCAACCGCATAGGCAAAACCATCCAGCGCGTAGGCGGTAAAGGTCAGGAGCGTCATTAACACCGCATTGACGGCAACGATTTCTGGCCCAAGGCGCGCCCCGAAGACCGTCAGCGCGCCGAAGCAGAGCTGTAACAGCAGCGAGCGCAGCATGATGTCCCGATTGAGCGCCAGTAGCTTACGCATATTGCCCCGCCAGGCGGTTTTGAGCAGCGCAACCGAGATCCCGCGCATCGCCAGAACGCGCCCGACCATCCACAAGCCGATCAAAAATGTCCCGTACTCGGCGATTGCGGTTGCCAGCGCCGCCCCCCGCACGTTCATGTGCAGGCCCATGACCAGCCAGAGATCGAGCACAATGTTGAGCAGGTTACCGACCACCAGCAGGATCACCGGCGCGCGGGCGTACTGCACGCCCAGCAGCCAGCCAAGCAGAACCAGGTTTGCCAGCGAAGCGGGCGCACTCAGCCAGCGGATTTCAAGGAAACGCCGCGCCTGCTCCAGCACTGCTTCGCTGCCGCCCACAATATGCAGCGCCAGGTCTATCAGCGGCGTGCGCAGCAAAACGATCAGCGCGCCTGCACCGAGCGCCAGGAGTAAAGGTTGAACCAGCGCACGCGCCAGCCGCAGCGGATCTTTCGCGCCGTAGGCCTGGGCCGTTAGACCTGTGGTGCTCATACGTAAAAAGAGCAGCAGCATAAAGAGGAAGCTGGTTGCCGTGGCGCCAATCGCCACGCCGCCCAGATAGACGGGGGAATCCAGATGACCAATAACCGCCGTGTCCACCAGGCCGAGCAGAGGAACGGTAATATTGGAAAAAATCATCGGCAGCGCGAGACGCCAGAGTGCCTTATCAGAAGCAGTCAGCAGTGACATG
This region of Enterobacter cancerogenus genomic DNA includes:
- a CDS encoding type II toxin-antitoxin system HicA family toxin, yielding MKTLNARHQKTLQLIFSLPTPSSLEWRKIEALFVALGAKVSEGNGSRVRFEINEVVASFHRPHPDKEAKVYQVRDAMAFLIAVGVSP
- a CDS encoding type II toxin-antitoxin system HicB family antitoxin, translated to MINTMTYKGYAAKIDYSDEDLCFVGHVAGIRDVIGFHADNVAALRKAFEEAVDDYLAYCAEQGREPLRPASGKISLRISPEVHSAISIAAEVSGKSVNQWISDTLTKAAHG
- the traF gene encoding conjugal transfer protein TraF, with amino-acid sequence MANQAGAANTWAEARSDAMGGTGVAAGSYGSGALINPALLAKAKPEDDVTVIIPSVGAQITDKDNLQDEIDNINDKINRYQDVIDNLTPIDIITNPLGSINQFQGAAKDLADELDYLKGKTARASAGAGIAVSIPNDVLSVAFMAKGYAHGRVSSSIDQQDIDYLRGIQRSDAVAAGVALDAALNGTDQITKNLNSTASGRAAIVSDYGIAVARQFDLGGVPVSVGVTPKLQKTWVYNYTTSIYDYDSNKWNDSRYRTDDTGFNVDAGIAADFGEHWTVGVSGQNLMSRDIDTKDVRIRNGRTGEVVSYKDTYQIRPLVTAGAAWHNDLVTLTADGDLTETKGFKSEDTSQYVGVGAEVTPLSWLAVRAGYRADVKGNDSNVFTGGLGFAPFNTVHVDLMGLYGEDETWGAGAQLSMTF
- a CDS encoding cupin domain-containing protein encodes the protein MKRPDCIRHWRDVEGPDDATYPDSNELFSIGAPLARRLGLSRMGIHHERLPPGRRTSYPHAESDEEEFVYVLEGYPEAWINGYLWKLEPGDSVGFPAGTGVCHTFINNTEEEVRLLVVGEANKKHNRIYYPLNPVYAATREDRWVDHPPQFFGPHDGKVGRK
- the zur gene encoding zinc uptake transcriptional repressor Zur is translated as MDKSTTELLVQAEKLCAQRNVRLTPQRLEVLRLMSLQQGAISAYDLLDLLRESEPQAKPPTVYRALDFLLEQGFVHKVESTNSYVLCHLFDQPTHTSAMFICDRCGAVKEEGAEGVEDIMHTLAAKMGFALRHNVIEAHGLCSACVEVESCSHQDACQHDHSILVKKKPR
- a CDS encoding CsbD family protein, with the protein product MNKDEIGGNWKQFKGKAKEQWGKLTDDDMTVIEGKRDQLVGKIQERYGYEKDQAETEVKDWETRNDYRW
- the dinF gene encoding MATE family efflux transporter DinF → MSLLTASDKALWRLALPMIFSNITVPLLGLVDTAVIGHLDSPVYLGGVAIGATATSFLFMLLLFLRMSTTGLTAQAYGAKDPLRLARALVQPLLLALGAGALIVLLRTPLIDLALHIVGGSEAVLEQARRFLEIRWLSAPASLANLVLLGWLLGVQYARAPVILLVVGNLLNIVLDLWLVMGLHMNVRGAALATAIAEYGTFLIGLWMVGRVLAMRGISVALLKTAWRGNMRKLLALNRDIMLRSLLLQLCFGALTVFGARLGPEIVAVNAVLMTLLTFTAYALDGFAYAVEAHSGQAYGARESGQLREVWRAACRQSGMVALAFALIYACFGGHIIALLTSLPALRELASHYLIWQVILPVVGVWCYLLDGMFIGATRGAEMRNSMAVAAAGFGLTLFTLPYLGNHGLWLALAVFLSLRGLSLAFIWRRHWRNNTWFPARPDIS